One Mesorhizobium loti genomic window carries:
- a CDS encoding kynureninase: protein MRATIDLAAVEAMDAADPLRAMRDRFILPEGVIYLDGNSLGAAAPAVFNELQKAATQEWAQDLIRAWNTAGWFDMPVTLGDQLGRLIGAASGQTVVCDTTSINIYKVLHAALGMQPNRSVIVAEGDSFPTDLYMAEGVASTRPGTVLRLEGVDAPTIEELIDERVAVILVNHVNYKTGQLRDMAALTCKAHQVGALIVWDLCHTAGALPVELDAANADFAIGCTYKYLNGGPGAPAFIYAAKRHHDDVHQPLSGWWGHARPFAFEQSYTAGSGIRRFLCGTQPVLSMRALKGALDIWDDVDMAAVRKKSIALTDLFIQLVEARCGAYGLELEGPRDGNARGSQVSFLHPHGYQVMRALIERGVIGDFRAPSTIRFGFTPLYVGYKDVWQAVEVLEDILRTGAWQEARFAVKTAVT from the coding sequence ATGCGTGCAACGATCGATCTCGCCGCAGTCGAAGCCATGGATGCGGCGGACCCGCTGCGTGCCATGCGCGACCGCTTTATTCTGCCGGAAGGTGTGATCTACCTCGACGGCAATTCGCTGGGCGCCGCCGCGCCCGCCGTCTTCAACGAGTTGCAGAAGGCCGCGACGCAGGAATGGGCGCAGGACCTTATCCGTGCCTGGAACACCGCCGGCTGGTTCGACATGCCGGTCACGCTCGGCGATCAGCTGGGACGTCTGATCGGCGCCGCTTCCGGCCAGACGGTGGTCTGCGACACGACCTCGATCAACATCTACAAGGTGCTGCATGCCGCCCTCGGCATGCAGCCGAACCGCTCGGTCATCGTCGCCGAGGGCGACAGTTTCCCAACCGATCTCTACATGGCCGAAGGCGTGGCCTCGACGCGGCCGGGCACGGTGCTGCGGCTCGAAGGCGTCGACGCGCCAACCATTGAGGAGCTGATCGACGAGCGCGTCGCGGTCATCCTGGTCAACCACGTCAATTACAAAACCGGACAATTGCGCGACATGGCCGCCCTGACATGCAAGGCCCATCAGGTCGGCGCGCTGATCGTCTGGGACCTCTGCCATACGGCTGGCGCGCTGCCGGTCGAGCTCGATGCCGCGAATGCCGATTTCGCCATTGGCTGCACCTACAAATATCTCAATGGCGGTCCGGGTGCGCCGGCCTTCATCTATGCCGCGAAACGCCATCACGACGATGTCCACCAGCCGCTGAGCGGATGGTGGGGCCATGCGCGACCCTTCGCTTTCGAGCAAAGCTACACGGCCGGCAGCGGCATCCGCCGGTTCCTGTGCGGCACGCAGCCGGTGCTGTCGATGCGGGCGCTGAAAGGGGCTCTGGATATCTGGGACGATGTCGACATGGCGGCGGTGCGCAAGAAGAGCATCGCACTCACCGACCTGTTCATCCAGCTCGTCGAAGCCAGATGTGGCGCCTACGGCCTCGAACTCGAAGGTCCGCGCGACGGCAATGCGCGCGGCAGCCAGGTGTCGTTCCTCCACCCACATGGCTACCAGGTGATGCGGGCCCTGATCGAGCGCGGCGTGATCGGCGATTTCCGCGCACCGTCGACCATCCGCTTCGGCTTCACGCCGCTCTATGTCGGCTACAAGGACGTCTGGCAGGCGGTTGAGGTGCTTGAAGACATCCTGCGCACCGGCGCCTGGCAGGAGGCGCGCTTCGCGGTCAAGACCGCGGTTACTTGA
- a CDS encoding ABC transporter permease, whose translation MGFIQEVLTSFVAIMPVTLAQSLILAFVVLGIMIPFRMLNFPDLTSEGAFPLGGCVCGVLLAAGVSPLTCIVVAFVAGFAAGCCTAFIHLRFRIHTLLAGILMMTMLYSINLRIMGKSNLSVFGSPMVFDWVPFARPGFPASKIVVAGLLALVVFGALYMFFRTEKGTAVRAVGANPDMAEAQGINVWAATIGGVGLASAFSASSGALMVQSQGFADVNMGLGILINGLAALMIGEAVVGKQTVWRQLLAPFAGAIIYYQLVSFCLAAGMPPPDLKLATGLFVLAMLALPSLKRSRGPAPAREAIRE comes from the coding sequence ATGGGTTTTATTCAGGAGGTTCTCACCAGCTTCGTCGCGATCATGCCGGTCACCCTGGCGCAAAGCTTGATCCTGGCCTTTGTCGTGCTCGGCATCATGATCCCGTTTCGCATGCTGAATTTTCCCGATCTCACCAGCGAGGGCGCCTTTCCACTGGGCGGCTGCGTCTGCGGCGTGCTGCTGGCTGCCGGCGTATCGCCGCTGACCTGCATCGTGGTCGCATTCGTGGCGGGCTTCGCGGCCGGCTGCTGCACCGCCTTCATCCATCTGCGCTTTCGCATCCACACGCTGCTCGCGGGCATCCTGATGATGACGATGCTCTACAGCATCAACCTTCGCATCATGGGCAAGTCCAACCTCTCCGTTTTCGGCTCGCCAATGGTGTTTGACTGGGTGCCATTCGCGCGGCCAGGTTTCCCCGCCAGCAAGATCGTTGTCGCCGGCCTTCTCGCGCTCGTCGTCTTCGGCGCGCTCTACATGTTCTTCAGAACCGAGAAGGGGACCGCCGTGCGCGCCGTCGGCGCCAATCCCGACATGGCCGAGGCGCAAGGCATCAATGTCTGGGCAGCGACCATTGGCGGCGTCGGGCTGGCGAGCGCGTTTTCAGCCTCGAGCGGCGCGCTGATGGTGCAGTCGCAGGGATTTGCCGACGTCAATATGGGGCTAGGTATCCTCATCAACGGCCTGGCCGCGCTGATGATCGGCGAGGCGGTCGTCGGCAAGCAGACGGTCTGGCGTCAACTGCTGGCGCCCTTTGCCGGCGCGATCATCTACTACCAGCTGGTGTCGTTCTGCCTTGCCGCCGGCATGCCGCCTCCCGACCTGAAGCTCGCCACGGGCCTGTTCGTGCTGGCCATGCTTGCTCTGCCCAGCCTCAAGCGCAGCCGGGGACCCGCGCCCGCGCGCGAAGCGATCCGTGAATAA
- a CDS encoding ABC transporter ATP-binding protein, with the protein MLDIRSARKVFYKGQADEKVALDGLSLSLATGEFGIVIGSNGAGKSSMLNAISGALVLDTGKILINGADVTAMPVYKRATRLARVFQDPMRGTAASMTVAENMLLADLRSQKRTLRQGLNATRLASYKERLSILGLGLENRLDTRVDLLSGGQRQSLSLIMAVGGSPDLLLLDEHTAALDPRTAEIVMQATVRAVNALKLTTLMVTHNMQHAVDYGSRVIMLDAGRVLLEVTGEEKARVTVIDLIGHFSVKTDRMLLAS; encoded by the coding sequence ATGCTCGATATCCGATCCGCGCGCAAAGTATTCTACAAGGGCCAGGCCGACGAGAAGGTCGCGCTGGACGGCCTCAGCCTGTCACTGGCCACAGGTGAGTTCGGCATCGTCATCGGCTCCAACGGCGCCGGCAAGAGCAGCATGCTCAACGCCATTTCCGGAGCCCTTGTCCTGGATACCGGCAAGATCCTGATCAACGGCGCCGATGTGACAGCTATGCCGGTGTACAAGCGCGCCACAAGACTGGCGCGTGTCTTCCAGGATCCGATGCGCGGCACCGCCGCCAGCATGACCGTGGCGGAGAACATGCTGCTGGCCGATCTGCGCAGCCAGAAACGCACGCTGCGACAAGGGCTGAACGCCACGCGGCTTGCGTCCTACAAGGAGCGCCTGTCGATATTGGGCCTTGGCCTTGAAAATCGTCTCGACACCCGCGTCGACCTGCTTTCGGGCGGGCAGCGTCAGTCGCTGTCACTGATCATGGCGGTCGGCGGATCGCCGGACCTGCTGCTGCTCGACGAGCATACCGCAGCGCTCGATCCGCGCACGGCCGAGATCGTCATGCAGGCGACGGTGCGCGCCGTCAACGCGCTGAAGCTGACCACGCTGATGGTGACCCACAACATGCAGCACGCCGTCGACTATGGCAGCCGGGTGATCATGCTCGACGCAGGTCGGGTCCTGCTGGAAGTTACCGGCGAGGAGAAGGCCAGGGTCACGGTGATCGACCTGATTGGCCATTTTTCCGTCAAGACCGACCGCATGTTGCTGGCGAGCTGA
- a CDS encoding ABC-type uncharacterized transport system, periplasmic component — translation MLKSKSAWLSGLALAGALMLSAGSAAADQIRIGIANFGEHPQLNAAIAGFKKALTDNGFVEGKDVVYTESHTNFDASLVPQMIAKLQAEQPKLIYTITTPVSQIAKKALAGSGIPIVFAAVTDPVAAKLVPSWDAGDDGMTGASDLQDVAAVMAFTKKLLPNAKRFGVPYNPGEANDVALVEKIKAAAPAAGFEVVEVGVDNVNDIQQRIASLAGKVDVIYGPASNLIQPAIAAVSAAARQAGIPVVNSDDSAVRNGTVPASFAVNYTQVGINAGNIAAEILKGKDPKTIAPSRPAYKDHMATISRKAMAAFGIEIPASLADCGCIVD, via the coding sequence ATGTTGAAGTCGAAATCCGCTTGGCTGTCGGGATTGGCCCTGGCAGGCGCATTGATGCTCAGCGCCGGGAGCGCCGCAGCCGATCAGATCCGCATCGGCATCGCCAATTTCGGCGAGCATCCGCAGCTCAACGCTGCCATAGCCGGCTTCAAGAAGGCACTGACGGACAATGGCTTTGTCGAGGGCAAGGACGTCGTCTACACGGAAAGCCATACCAATTTCGACGCATCGCTGGTGCCGCAGATGATCGCCAAGCTGCAGGCCGAGCAGCCCAAGCTGATCTACACCATCACCACGCCGGTCTCGCAGATCGCCAAGAAGGCGCTCGCGGGCTCCGGCATTCCGATCGTCTTTGCCGCGGTCACCGACCCGGTGGCGGCCAAGCTGGTGCCGTCATGGGACGCCGGCGACGATGGCATGACCGGCGCCAGCGATCTGCAGGATGTCGCCGCGGTGATGGCCTTCACCAAGAAGCTGCTGCCAAACGCCAAGCGCTTTGGCGTGCCTTACAATCCAGGCGAGGCCAATGACGTTGCCTTGGTCGAAAAGATCAAGGCGGCGGCACCGGCGGCCGGCTTCGAAGTAGTGGAAGTCGGTGTCGACAACGTCAATGACATCCAGCAACGTATCGCCTCGCTCGCCGGCAAGGTCGACGTAATCTACGGCCCGGCTTCGAACCTGATCCAGCCGGCGATCGCCGCAGTTTCCGCGGCTGCCCGCCAGGCCGGCATCCCCGTCGTTAACTCCGATGACAGCGCGGTCCGCAACGGCACCGTACCGGCGAGCTTCGCGGTCAATTACACGCAGGTCGGCATTAACGCCGGCAACATCGCCGCCGAGATCCTCAAGGGCAAGGATCCCAAGACGATCGCGCCGTCGCGCCCGGCCTACAAGGACCACATGGCAACGATTTCCCGCAAGGCGATGGCCGCGTTCGGCATCGAGATACCGGCTTCGTTGGCCGATTGCGGCTGCATCGTCGACTGA
- a CDS encoding GntR family transcriptional regulator: protein MQDQNNSTKTEAAYQLLRRDILTTRLMPGAPLKLSALRTMYGVGWTPLREALSRLEAERLVTAISNRGFAVAPVSRAELEDLARARMVVEMPLFLESIANGGREWEDAVVTAHYRLSRCKTAVDDPSDAAVDKWDESHEAFHAALLSAATSNWLLRFRSTIADQLRRHHRFLGLAPTLRAAAGLKDGYGEAMDALREAIAIEHHTEIMEAALDRDVERAKALMTAHIGYTLHVYVHSEDNCANPYTVRAGSLKAVSG from the coding sequence ATGCAGGATCAGAACAACTCCACTAAGACCGAAGCGGCCTATCAGCTGCTGCGGCGCGATATCCTGACCACCCGCCTGATGCCGGGCGCGCCGCTCAAGCTGAGCGCGCTGCGCACCATGTACGGGGTCGGCTGGACGCCGCTGCGGGAAGCCTTGTCCCGACTTGAAGCCGAGCGCCTGGTCACCGCCATCAGCAATCGCGGCTTTGCCGTCGCTCCCGTGTCGCGCGCCGAGCTCGAGGATCTGGCGCGCGCAAGGATGGTTGTCGAAATGCCGCTGTTCCTGGAATCGATCGCGAATGGCGGCAGAGAATGGGAGGACGCGGTCGTCACCGCCCATTACCGGCTCTCGCGCTGCAAAACCGCGGTCGACGACCCTTCCGATGCGGCCGTCGACAAATGGGACGAGAGCCATGAGGCCTTCCATGCGGCGCTGCTGAGCGCGGCAACATCCAACTGGCTTTTGCGCTTCCGCTCGACAATCGCCGATCAGTTGCGGCGGCATCATCGGTTTCTCGGCCTGGCGCCGACATTGCGGGCGGCGGCCGGCCTCAAGGATGGCTATGGCGAGGCAATGGACGCCTTGCGCGAGGCGATCGCAATCGAGCATCACACCGAGATCATGGAAGCGGCGCTCGATCGCGACGTGGAGCGGGCAAAGGCACTGATGACGGCGCATATCGGCTACACGCTGCACGTCTATGTGCACAGCGAAGACAATTGTGCCAATCCCTACACCGTACGCGCCGGCAGTCTGAAAGCGGTTTCCGGATGA
- a CDS encoding LexA repressor: protein MLTRKQHELLMFIHERLKESGIPPSFDEMKEALDLASKSGIHRLITALEERGFIRRLPNRARALEVLRLPDSIAPGLNAAKKFSPSVIQGSLGQGGLGRQIKPAPSRLPSAGNDDDAVSAVSIPVMGRIAAGVPIDAIQHQTHSISVPPDMIMGGEHYALEVKGDSMIEAGIFDGDTVIIRNADTASPGEIVVALVDEEEATLKRFRRKGASIALEAANPAYETRIFGPDRVKVQGKLVGLIRRY from the coding sequence ATGCTGACACGCAAGCAACATGAACTGCTGATGTTCATTCATGAACGGCTCAAGGAAAGCGGCATTCCGCCTTCCTTCGACGAGATGAAGGAAGCGCTCGATCTTGCCTCCAAGTCGGGGATCCATCGACTGATCACGGCACTGGAGGAACGTGGCTTCATTCGCCGGCTGCCGAACCGGGCACGCGCGCTGGAAGTGCTGCGGTTGCCGGATTCGATCGCGCCCGGCCTCAACGCGGCAAAGAAATTCTCGCCGAGCGTCATCCAGGGCAGTCTCGGTCAGGGCGGCCTTGGCCGCCAGATCAAGCCGGCACCATCGCGCCTGCCCTCAGCCGGCAATGATGACGACGCGGTCTCCGCCGTGTCGATCCCGGTGATGGGCCGTATCGCCGCCGGTGTGCCGATCGATGCCATCCAGCATCAGACGCATTCGATCTCGGTGCCCCCGGACATGATCATGGGTGGCGAGCACTATGCGCTGGAGGTCAAGGGCGACTCGATGATCGAGGCCGGCATCTTCGATGGCGACACGGTCATTATCCGCAACGCCGATACGGCAAGCCCGGGCGAGATCGTCGTCGCCCTGGTCGACGAGGAGGAAGCGACGCTGAAACGGTTCCGCCGCAAGGGCGCCTCGATTGCGCTCGAAGCCGCCAACCCGGCCTACGAGACGCGCATTTTCGGGCCCGACAGGGTCAAGGTGCAAGGCAAGCTGGTCGGGTTGATCCGGCGCTACTGA